The Panicum hallii strain FIL2 chromosome 5, PHallii_v3.1, whole genome shotgun sequence genome contains the following window.
aagcctcctgccaccgagtcctcctcggttgagGAGGAATCAACTTCTTCCTCTGAGGAGAAGAAGTCTCCCTCCCAGGAAACGTCGTCCTCGTCATCTTCATCCAGCTCCCCGCCAGGGAGAAGCTAGAGATCTTCACCATTGGTCAGGGAttcatcgtcctctgaccaagttTGGAAGTCCCACTcgtctgcatcccaatgcagaggagcgcaggcctTGTAGGCGACAATggggtcatattctggagttgcTTCTCGAGTGGATTCGGACTCAAAGGAAAtggcggaggaagcagaggaagaagaagccattgcgAGAGAAGGAAGGTTGTATTaggtgcggttgctaatggctgaaggaaggggacgagtgaaaagaaaactaccgggggcaggtttaaaagatggagtggaatatgaatcggcaaCCGcgacggtttccaaggagttagatgcagagtagtcacatcctGTGAAAGTGGAAGCGGCAGgcgtgtacggattttggaagacgaagaggcgaggcgataaaaaagaaaaaaatggttttggaataattattgctgaaaccaagggggcatgtgttattgccataatttagctaggccaaaaggtgggccgcgagcaagatgggctcaaaggataatcgtagtgggcttgcaaatcggcccctgcgcgggcgTTTCAAGgctaggattggccatgtatctagataggtgtgtgcgtttaaattaatttagatagagatagcaaGGATTCATGTCGTAGTCAATTAGGATTGGTTAGAAAAGGCAAGTATTCAAattataaatatgtatcttggACTACGAATGAAAGAAGAACAACAaccattcacaaacaactctcggcgcatcgccacccctgttctagggtttctctcgggtaagtgccatgcagcccCGACCATGCTTCGCGTGATTGGGGCAGCATCATTCCTGCCTGattacctttgtgtttctcgtactgaagcattgttgatggcgagtagcactagttatcttaacgtttatagggatgcatcggcttttatgCTATATTCATGCGTTGTTCGTTATCTGTaagcgtttagctgtcctcctgcccgatctcgggtgtaaaGGCAGCGCATTGCTCTGtttttgattagtagatccaatatgTTATGGTTgatctttgttcatcaaaggtttagtttaatatccgcatgattaggcccttcaatcgagttaaatgatccggcagtacatttgatgctttgtattaacctaaagagggattgttccgggaatcggctttctgttggtttttaggcctctgtttaggttgttattctattatctttcatatttgttaggcttagctaCGTGTATGTCATTTTGGTTATGCAGTGAGAGCTTAACCATCATAGATTGGATTAGGTTAttaattacagagcaagtttttaTCATCATTGGATATATGCACCttgtttaaatacttagatccgatctgatactggaagacaatcggctctttacagccgatattgggaatcacccgatgagccgatcacagctcggactaatatttaaatgtgtctgtgcatgcagaaaactaactaaaatcacttctacaccttcctgatcaggtacaaggtcaggtggcatgcctagcaacccagacgccaggtcgtgtgccggatactgggccgttgaccgagggatcggggcccaccagcagtctcggGAGCCTCCCGGTTCC
Protein-coding sequences here:
- the LOC112892583 gene encoding prostatic spermine-binding protein-like; its protein translation is MASSSSASSAISFESESTREATPEYDPIVAYKLLPGGELDEDDEDDVSWEGDFFSSEEEVDSSSTEEDSVAGGFLLGGSSEDDDDDNDDEEAEDSSGFNSDSGGDDGGDDDGSDDDSDASMAPPIKRHRVSGTYWW